A stretch of Ipomoea triloba cultivar NCNSP0323 chromosome 13, ASM357664v1 DNA encodes these proteins:
- the LOC116001833 gene encoding monooxygenase 1-like has translation MEFAAPTTEKHEIVIIGGGICGLATALALHRKGLKSIVLERSETLRAQGGGIGLLPNAWRALDQLGVGSRLRSMAVLLQGGRDILIDENKERKIERVIGESRCMKRSDLITTLADELPIGTIRLGSEVVSIDLDSVTETTRLLLTCGSYIDAEIVIGCEGWRSKVAELLGLKESRAFDVGAIRGLTTYPNAHSIPHEFRRIIKGEIWLGMLPITQHLIHWFVALPTHLLSGEKFPHDPKHIKQMALELIKDFPSNLHEAIELSDLDSLSAVHLWYRAPWDLLLGTMRKGTVTVAGDAMHVMGPFVGQGGASGLEDAVVLGRCLGMAMSGIEGNNKKEKIAKIEAGLDQYVKEKRMRVLGLSTLTYLIGIIVGSTSPLVKMVAGFAMAILFRDEASHVHYDCGQL, from the exons atggAATTTGCAGCGCCGACAACTGAAAAGCATGAGATAGTGATAATCGGTGGTGGCATTTGTGGACTTGCCACAGCCCTTGCTCTTCACAG GAAAGGATTGAAAAGTATAGTGTTAGAAAGATCGGAAACACTTCGAGCACAAGGGGGAGGAATTGGGCTATTGCCCAACGCATGGCGAGCACTTGATCAACTTGGTGTTGGATCCCGGCTAAGAAGCATGGCTGTTCTTCTGCAAGG CGGACGTGATATCTTGATTGACGAAAATAAAGAACGGAAGATAGAACGTGT GATTGGAGAGTCCCGTTGCATGAAAAGGAGTGATCTTATCACAACGTTGGCTGACGAATTACCGATTGGGACCATACGCCTTGGTTCTGAGGTTGTCTCCATTGACCTAGACTCTGTTACTGAAACAACACGCCTTCTGCTCACCTGTGGGAGCTACATTGATGCAGAG ATTGTGATAGGGTGTGAAGGATGGAGGTCAAAAGTGGCAGAGTTGCTTGGGTTGAAGGAGTCAAGGGCATTTGATGTTGGTGCAATTAGGGGCCTCACCACCTACCCAAATGCTCATTCAATACCACATGAATTTCGCCGAATAATAAAAGGAGAAATTTGGCTTGGAATGCTTCCAATTACTCAACATTTGATCCATTGGTTTGTGGCCCTTCCAACGCACTTATTATCAG GAGAGAAGTTCCCACATGATCCAAAACACATCAAACAGATGGCCTTAGAGTTGATAAAAGACTTCCCTTCAAACTTACACGAAGCAATAGAATTGTCGGACCTGGATTCTCTGTCCGCCGTGCACTTGTGGTATCGTGCACCATGGGACTTGCTCCTTGGGACCATGCGTAAAGGGACGGTTACAGTTGCGGGGGACGCAATGCACGTAATGGGCCCTTTCGTAGGGCAAGGCGGTGCCTCGGGGCTAGAAGACGCGGTGGTGCTGGGGAGATGCCTCGGCATGGCAATGAGTGGGATTGAAGGCAACAACAAGAAGGAAAAGATTGCGAAAATCGAAGCCGGGTTGGATCAATATGTAAAGGAAAAGAGAATGCGGGTTTTGGGATTGTCCACCCTCACTTATCTCATTGGTATCATTGTGGGGAGCACATCCCCACTCGTAAAGATGGTTGCTGGTTTTGCCATGGCTATTCTATTTAGAGACGAAGCATCCCATGTTCACTATGATTGTGGTCAGCTTTAA